The Luteimonas sp. YGD11-2 genome has a window encoding:
- the lolD gene encoding lipoprotein-releasing ABC transporter ATP-binding protein LolD, whose protein sequence is MPVIRAEALGKTYREGKLNTPVFDGLDLDVYPGETVAIIGASGAGKSTLLHLLGGLDVPTAGEVYVDGHRMSRLSDRARGALRNRALGFVYQFHHLLPEFTALENVMLPALLTGQAVDGEKRGKPPAIAEVEPKARELLESVGLGHRLQHKPGELSGGERQRAAVARALVNRPACVLGDEPTGNLDDRTAATVFDLMLDLNRAQRTSLVLVTHDRSLARRLDRVLELHEGKLREVAPSTV, encoded by the coding sequence ATGCCGGTCATCCGCGCCGAAGCGCTCGGCAAGACCTACCGCGAAGGCAAGCTCAACACCCCGGTGTTCGACGGCCTCGACCTCGACGTGTACCCCGGCGAGACGGTGGCGATCATCGGTGCCTCCGGTGCCGGCAAGAGCACGCTGCTGCACCTGCTGGGCGGGCTGGACGTACCCACCGCCGGCGAGGTGTATGTCGACGGCCACCGCATGAGCAGGCTGTCCGATCGCGCGCGCGGCGCGCTGCGCAACCGCGCGCTCGGCTTCGTCTACCAGTTCCACCACCTGCTGCCCGAGTTCACCGCGCTGGAGAACGTGATGCTGCCGGCGCTGCTCACCGGGCAGGCGGTGGATGGCGAGAAGCGCGGCAAGCCGCCGGCGATCGCCGAGGTGGAGCCCAAGGCACGCGAACTGCTGGAGTCGGTCGGTCTCGGCCATCGCCTGCAGCACAAGCCCGGCGAACTCTCCGGCGGCGAACGCCAGCGTGCCGCCGTGGCGCGTGCACTGGTCAACCGCCCCGCCTGCGTGCTCGGCGACGAGCCCACCGGCAATCTCGACGACCGCACCGCGGCCACCGTGTTCGACCTGATGCTCGACCTCAACCGCGCGCAGCGCACCAGCCTGGTGCTGGTCACCCACGACCGCAGCCTCGCCCGCCGCCTGGACCGCGTGCTGGAACTGCACGAAGGCAAGCTGCGCGAAGTGGCGCCGTCGACGGTGTAA
- a CDS encoding lipoprotein-releasing ABC transporter permease subunit, whose protein sequence is MFRPLSASIGLRYLRAKRRNGFISFISLASILGIAIGVAALITTLAVMTGFQREIRDRLLQMSAHATVSADSGAMENWRYAVDIAGRDARVAGAAPYVQSEALIAGPNRQPALLQGVLPEQEKNVSVIAERMVEGAFDSLEAGSFNIILGRELALWLGVRVGDRVVVTTDFQTTPMGAVPQLKRYTVSGLFEAGHQQFDRNLALVNMADLQRVQRLGEGVTGVRLRLHDMNQAWDVARDLAIALQGPYRVSDWSRENANMFRALRLEKTMIAILLSLIIAMGAFNLVSSQVMLVTDKQADIAIMRTLGMPPGGILRVFIVQGTLIGVIGTVLGVVGGVLLTLNLEHILRAIEAAFDVVLIPPDVYYITGLPTELRADDVTIIALVALAMAFLATIYPAWRASRTAPAEALRYE, encoded by the coding sequence ATGTTCAGACCCCTGTCCGCCTCCATTGGCCTGCGCTACCTGCGCGCCAAGCGACGCAACGGCTTCATCTCCTTTATCTCGCTCGCCTCCATCCTCGGCATCGCCATCGGCGTCGCCGCGCTGATCACCACGCTGGCGGTGATGACCGGTTTCCAGCGCGAGATCCGCGACCGTCTGCTGCAGATGTCCGCGCATGCCACGGTGAGTGCCGACAGCGGCGCGATGGAGAACTGGCGCTACGCGGTCGACATCGCCGGGCGCGATGCACGCGTGGCCGGCGCCGCGCCGTATGTGCAGAGCGAGGCGCTGATCGCCGGGCCCAACCGTCAGCCCGCGCTGCTGCAGGGCGTGCTGCCGGAACAGGAGAAGAACGTCTCGGTGATCGCCGAGCGGATGGTGGAAGGCGCGTTCGACTCGCTGGAAGCCGGCAGCTTCAACATCATCCTCGGCCGCGAGCTCGCGCTGTGGCTGGGCGTGCGCGTCGGCGACCGCGTGGTGGTCACCACCGATTTCCAGACCACGCCGATGGGCGCGGTGCCGCAGCTCAAGCGCTACACCGTCAGCGGCCTGTTCGAGGCCGGCCACCAGCAGTTCGACCGCAACCTCGCGCTGGTCAACATGGCCGACCTGCAGCGCGTGCAGCGCCTCGGCGAGGGCGTGACCGGCGTGCGCCTGCGCCTGCACGACATGAACCAGGCCTGGGATGTCGCACGCGATCTCGCCATCGCGCTGCAGGGCCCGTACCGGGTGAGCGACTGGAGCCGGGAGAACGCCAACATGTTCCGCGCGCTCAGGCTGGAAAAGACCATGATCGCGATCCTGCTGTCGCTGATCATCGCGATGGGCGCGTTCAACCTGGTGTCGTCGCAGGTGATGCTGGTCACCGACAAGCAGGCCGACATCGCCATCATGCGCACGCTGGGCATGCCGCCCGGCGGCATCCTGCGGGTGTTCATCGTGCAGGGCACGCTGATCGGCGTCATCGGCACCGTGCTCGGCGTGGTCGGCGGCGTGCTGCTCACGCTCAACCTCGAACACATCCTGCGTGCGATCGAAGCCGCGTTCGACGTGGTGCTGATCCCGCCCGACGTCTACTACATCACCGGCCTGCCCACCGAACTGCGCGCCGACGACGTCACCATCATCGCGCTGGTGGCGCTGGCGATGGCCTTCCTTGCCACGATCTACCCGGCATGGCGTGCATCGCGCACCGCCCCGGCGGAGGCGCTGCGTTATGAGTGA
- a CDS encoding succinate dehydrogenase assembly factor 2, with protein MSTHDDAELKRLRWRCRRGMRELDVLFNAYLDRAWPTASDAERGVFLQLMDCEDDRLWRWFMGYEDVPDASLRGLVERMRSLQEQR; from the coding sequence ATGAGCACGCACGACGACGCCGAACTCAAGCGCCTGCGCTGGCGCTGCCGCCGCGGCATGCGCGAACTCGACGTGCTGTTCAACGCGTATCTCGACCGTGCATGGCCAACCGCGTCCGACGCGGAACGCGGGGTATTCCTACAGCTGATGGATTGCGAGGACGATAGGCTCTGGCGCTGGTTCATGGGCTACGAGGACGTCCCCGATGCCAGCCTCAGAGGTCTTGTCGAACGCATGCGTTCGCTCCAGGAACAGCGCTGA
- a CDS encoding MAPEG family protein — protein MVTSNPILWPGLALVALTFVVAGVMYRRRIGEMVRERIHPQSVALSGQLAQRLSDSRASDNYRNLFELPVLFYFGVAVALAVGVRDPWVVALAWGFVALRIAHSAIQCGYNKVMHRFRVFLLGVAVLLLFWIRLGWLLAQA, from the coding sequence ATGGTGACCAGCAATCCGATCCTGTGGCCCGGCCTGGCGCTGGTCGCACTGACCTTCGTGGTGGCCGGCGTGATGTACCGCCGGCGCATCGGCGAGATGGTGCGCGAGCGCATCCACCCGCAGTCGGTGGCGCTTTCCGGGCAACTGGCGCAGCGGCTCAGCGACAGCCGCGCGTCGGACAACTACCGCAACCTGTTCGAACTGCCGGTGCTGTTCTACTTCGGCGTTGCGGTGGCGCTGGCGGTCGGCGTGCGCGACCCGTGGGTGGTCGCCCTTGCATGGGGTTTCGTGGCCCTGCGCATCGCCCACAGCGCCATCCAGTGCGGCTACAACAAGGTGATGCACCGCTTCCGCGTGTTCCTGCTCGGGGTTGCGGTGCTGCTGCTGTTCTGGATCCGTCTCGGCTGGCTGCTGGCGCAGGCATGA
- a CDS encoding succinate dehydrogenase iron-sulfur subunit, translating into MAAFSLPQNSKIQAGRHFPAAGATRVRTFKVYRWNPDDGRNPSVDTYEVDLDRCGPMVLDALIKIKNEVDPTLTFRRSCREGICGSCAMNIDGTNTLACTKAIEDCGKGNGDVPIYPLPHMPVVKDLVPDLTHFYAQYASIKPWLRTQSAPPPDRERLQSKEDRAKLDGLYECILCACCSTACPSYWWNGDRYLGPAILLQAYRWIIDSRDEDTGARLDDLEDPFKLYRCHTIMNCTRTCPKGLNPAKAIGQIKQMMLARHG; encoded by the coding sequence GTGGCCGCATTCTCCCTTCCGCAGAACTCGAAGATCCAGGCGGGTCGCCACTTCCCGGCGGCCGGCGCCACGCGCGTGCGGACCTTCAAGGTCTACCGCTGGAACCCGGACGACGGGCGCAACCCGAGCGTCGACACCTACGAGGTCGATCTCGACAGGTGCGGCCCGATGGTTCTCGACGCGCTGATCAAGATCAAGAACGAAGTCGACCCGACGCTCACCTTCCGCCGTTCGTGCCGCGAGGGCATCTGCGGCTCCTGCGCGATGAACATCGACGGTACCAACACGCTGGCCTGCACCAAGGCCATCGAGGACTGCGGCAAGGGCAACGGCGACGTGCCGATCTACCCGCTGCCGCACATGCCGGTGGTCAAGGACCTGGTGCCCGACCTCACGCATTTCTACGCCCAGTACGCCTCGATCAAGCCGTGGCTGCGCACGCAGAGCGCGCCGCCGCCGGACCGCGAGCGCCTGCAGTCGAAGGAGGACCGCGCCAAGCTCGACGGCCTCTACGAGTGCATCCTGTGCGCCTGCTGCAGCACCGCGTGCCCCAGCTACTGGTGGAACGGCGACCGCTACCTCGGCCCGGCGATCCTGCTGCAGGCCTACCGCTGGATCATCGACAGCCGCGACGAGGACACCGGCGCGCGCCTGGACGACCTGGAAGATCCGTTCAAGCTCTACCGCTGCCACACCATCATGAACTGCACGCGGACCTGCCCGAAGGGCCTGAACCCCGCCAAGGCCATCGGCCAGATCAAGCAGATGATGCTGGCGCGCCACGGTTGA
- the sdhA gene encoding succinate dehydrogenase flavoprotein subunit has protein sequence MTSTYKITEHKYDMVVVGAGGAGLRATFGLAAKGLQTACLTKVFPTRSHTVAAQGGISAALGNMGEDDWRFHFYDTIKGSDWLGDQDAIQYMCREAIPAIIELEHQGVPFSRTEEGKIYQRPFGGMTTHYGKGIAQRTCAAADRTGHAMLHTLYQQSLKHDARFFIEYFALDLIMDEDGACRGVLALDMAEGTLHLFRSHGVVLATGGYGRAYFSATSAHTCTGDGGGMALRAGLGLQDMEFVQFHPTGIYGAGCLITEGVRGEGGILRNAQGERFMERYAPNAKDLASRDVVSRSMTIEIREGRGVGTDKDHIHLDLTHLDPNDIHEKLPGIAESARIFAGVDVTKQPIPVIPTVHYNMGGIPTNYRGEVVQLRDGNPDAVVPGLYAIGEAACVSVHGANRLGSNSLLDLVVFGRAVANRCAETIKSGAPHKRLAEDACDRSLANLDALRHATGSTSTAEIRDRMQRTMQIDAAVFRTGETLADGVQKIREIHASFADVKVSDRSLVWNSDLIETFELQNLLGQALATIVSAENRKESRGAHAREDFPDRNDTEWQKHTLCWVDEAGNTRIDYRPVHMYTLDDEVQVVPPVARVY, from the coding sequence ATGACCTCGACCTACAAGATCACCGAACACAAGTACGACATGGTCGTCGTCGGCGCCGGCGGCGCCGGCCTGCGCGCCACCTTCGGCCTTGCCGCCAAGGGCCTGCAGACCGCCTGTCTGACCAAGGTGTTCCCCACGCGCTCGCACACCGTGGCGGCGCAGGGCGGTATCTCCGCCGCGCTGGGCAACATGGGCGAGGACGACTGGCGCTTCCACTTCTACGACACCATCAAGGGCTCGGACTGGCTGGGCGACCAGGACGCCATCCAGTACATGTGCCGCGAGGCGATCCCCGCGATCATCGAGCTCGAGCACCAGGGCGTGCCGTTCTCGCGCACCGAGGAAGGCAAGATCTACCAGCGCCCGTTCGGTGGCATGACCACGCACTACGGCAAGGGCATCGCCCAGCGCACCTGCGCCGCGGCCGACCGCACCGGCCACGCGATGCTGCACACGCTGTACCAGCAGTCGCTCAAGCATGACGCGCGCTTCTTCATCGAGTACTTCGCGCTCGACCTGATCATGGACGAGGACGGCGCCTGCCGCGGCGTGCTCGCGCTCGACATGGCCGAGGGCACGCTGCACCTGTTCCGCTCCCATGGCGTGGTGCTGGCCACCGGCGGCTATGGCCGCGCGTACTTCTCCGCGACCTCCGCCCACACCTGCACCGGCGACGGCGGCGGCATGGCGCTGCGCGCCGGGCTCGGCCTGCAGGACATGGAGTTCGTGCAGTTCCACCCCACCGGCATCTACGGCGCCGGCTGCCTGATCACCGAGGGCGTGCGCGGCGAGGGCGGCATCCTGCGCAACGCCCAGGGCGAGCGCTTCATGGAGCGCTACGCGCCCAACGCCAAGGACCTCGCCTCGCGCGACGTGGTGAGCCGCTCGATGACCATCGAGATCCGCGAAGGCCGCGGCGTCGGTACCGACAAGGACCACATCCACCTCGACCTCACCCACCTCGATCCCAACGACATCCACGAGAAGCTGCCCGGCATCGCCGAGAGCGCGCGGATCTTCGCCGGCGTCGACGTGACCAAGCAGCCGATCCCGGTCATCCCCACCGTCCACTACAACATGGGCGGCATCCCCACCAATTACCGCGGCGAAGTCGTCCAGCTCAGGGACGGCAACCCGGATGCGGTGGTGCCGGGCCTGTACGCGATCGGCGAGGCCGCCTGCGTCTCGGTGCATGGCGCCAACCGCCTGGGCTCGAACTCGCTGCTCGACCTGGTGGTGTTCGGCCGCGCGGTGGCCAACCGCTGCGCCGAGACCATCAAGAGCGGCGCCCCGCACAAGCGCCTTGCCGAGGATGCCTGCGACCGGTCTCTGGCCAACCTCGACGCGCTGCGCCACGCCACCGGCAGCACCTCGACCGCCGAGATCCGCGACCGGATGCAGCGCACGATGCAGATCGACGCCGCGGTGTTCCGCACCGGCGAGACGCTGGCCGACGGCGTGCAGAAGATCCGCGAGATCCACGCGTCGTTCGCCGACGTCAAGGTCAGCGACCGTTCGCTGGTGTGGAACTCCGACCTGATCGAGACCTTCGAGCTGCAGAACCTGCTCGGCCAGGCGCTGGCGACGATCGTGTCGGCGGAGAACCGCAAGGAATCGCGCGGCGCCCATGCCCGCGAGGACTTCCCCGACCGCAACGACACCGAGTGGCAGAAGCACACCCTGTGCTGGGTGGACGAGGCCGGCAACACCCGCATCGACTACCGCCCGGTGCACATGTACACGCTCGACGACGAGGTCCAGGTCGTCCCCCCCGTCGCCCGCGTCTACTGA
- the sdhD gene encoding succinate dehydrogenase, hydrophobic membrane anchor protein produces the protein MSDVKANANGAPVRRDLRTPLARARGLGSGKSGTSHFWWIRVTAVVLALLVPWLVGLLVSMIGADLDSVRETIARPWNAILLTLFAVSMFWHTRMGLQTIIEDYIHARSLEIALQFLAIVACTLGALASLYAIARIALL, from the coding sequence ATGAGCGACGTCAAGGCGAACGCGAACGGCGCACCGGTGCGCCGCGACCTCCGCACCCCGCTGGCGCGCGCGCGCGGCCTGGGTTCGGGCAAGTCGGGCACCTCGCACTTCTGGTGGATCCGGGTGACTGCGGTGGTGCTGGCGCTGCTGGTGCCGTGGCTGGTGGGCCTCTTGGTGTCGATGATCGGCGCCGACCTCGACAGCGTGCGCGAGACCATCGCGCGGCCGTGGAACGCGATCCTGCTGACCCTGTTCGCGGTGTCGATGTTCTGGCACACGCGGATGGGCCTGCAGACCATCATCGAGGACTACATCCACGCCCGTTCGCTCGAGATCGCCCTGCAGTTCCTGGCGATCGTCGCCTGCACGCTCGGCGCGCTGGCCTCGCTGTACGCGATCGCCCGCATCGCGCTCCTGTAA
- the sdhC gene encoding succinate dehydrogenase, cytochrome b556 subunit, with amino-acid sequence MANRERPLSPFMLGQTYRFQLTSLLSILFRIAGIGITVGAFVFAWWLLAVAQGGDAYERAAACLASPVGMVALFLFSLGMVYHLLAGIRHLLWDAGWGFELPEVYRSGYAVVGLTLVLTSAIWFVALRGGA; translated from the coding sequence ATGGCGAATCGCGAACGCCCTTTGTCACCCTTCATGCTCGGACAGACGTACAGGTTCCAGCTGACGTCGCTGTTGTCCATCCTGTTCCGCATCGCCGGCATCGGCATCACCGTGGGCGCCTTCGTGTTCGCGTGGTGGCTGCTGGCCGTGGCGCAGGGCGGTGACGCCTACGAGCGCGCCGCCGCGTGCCTGGCCTCGCCGGTCGGCATGGTCGCGCTGTTCCTGTTCTCGCTGGGCATGGTCTACCACCTGCTCGCCGGCATTCGCCACCTGCTGTGGGATGCGGGCTGGGGCTTCGAGCTTCCCGAGGTGTACCGGTCCGGCTATGCCGTGGTCGGCCTGACGCTGGTGTTGACGTCGGCGATCTGGTTCGTCGCGCTGCGGGGTGGTGCATGA
- a CDS encoding DUF1674 domain-containing protein, translating into MKNPAMIGESVPTPDPDQAATPATDPTPRPVEIGGRDGPEPTRYGDWEKNGRCIDF; encoded by the coding sequence GTGAAGAACCCGGCCATGATAGGCGAAAGCGTCCCGACTCCGGATCCGGATCAGGCGGCCACGCCCGCCACGGATCCGACGCCCAGGCCGGTGGAAATCGGCGGACGCGACGGCCCCGAACCCACCCGATACGGCGACTGGGAAAAGAACGGCCGCTGTATCGACTTCTGA
- a CDS encoding folate-binding protein YgfZ yields MHDKSDALPGDFFAIPDIHVIRMQGRDAIAFAQAQFMNDVAALADGQWQWNGWLTPKGRVVALFAVLRVDGETLRLLLLDADPAGFVERLQRFVFRSKVTLAPEADVAVAGAFAAPGSARGAQASVNDDGATELDLGGVDEPRTLRIGAGPATIDPVAHGRWRALDLAHGLPRLEPSQLEQWTPQQLSLDRLRAFSVKKGCYPGQEIVARTHFLGQVKRGLARLHTGSATVSAGDEVTAASGSGRIVCSQGDEALAVLPLDPAPVDLQVGGTAARALPLLDGLAR; encoded by the coding sequence ATGCACGACAAGTCGGACGCCCTTCCCGGCGATTTTTTCGCCATCCCCGACATCCACGTGATCCGCATGCAGGGGCGCGACGCGATCGCGTTCGCGCAGGCGCAGTTCATGAACGATGTTGCTGCCCTGGCCGACGGCCAGTGGCAGTGGAACGGCTGGCTGACGCCGAAGGGCCGCGTGGTGGCGCTGTTCGCGGTGCTGCGCGTGGATGGCGAGACCCTGCGCCTGCTGCTGCTCGACGCCGACCCGGCGGGGTTCGTGGAGCGCCTGCAGCGCTTCGTGTTCCGCAGCAAGGTCACGCTGGCGCCCGAGGCCGACGTGGCGGTTGCGGGGGCATTCGCCGCGCCGGGCAGCGCCCGTGGCGCGCAGGCTTCGGTCAACGATGATGGCGCGACCGAGCTCGATCTCGGCGGCGTGGACGAGCCCCGCACCCTGCGCATCGGCGCCGGCCCGGCGACCATCGACCCGGTCGCCCACGGCCGCTGGCGTGCACTGGATCTCGCGCATGGCCTGCCGCGGCTGGAGCCGTCGCAGCTGGAGCAATGGACGCCGCAGCAGCTGTCGCTTGACCGCCTGCGCGCCTTCAGCGTGAAGAAGGGTTGCTACCCGGGGCAGGAAATCGTCGCGCGCACGCATTTCCTCGGCCAGGTGAAGCGGGGCCTCGCGAGGCTGCACACCGGATCGGCGACGGTGTCGGCCGGCGACGAGGTGACCGCAGCGAGCGGCAGCGGCCGCATCGTCTGCAGTCAGGGTGACGAGGCGCTTGCGGTACTGCCTCTGGATCCCGCGCCGGTCGACCTGCAGGTGGGTGGCACCGCCGCCCGAGCCCTGCCGTTGCTGGACGGCCTGGCGCGCTGA
- a CDS encoding OmpA family protein translates to MRFAPTAAAAALSTLLLAACASQAPAPEPAPEPVPQLPSTFLERLSADGLFAFGSASIEDFSVEGRTALDDLATRLSSRPLEIVHVIGHSDRIGNDRANLRLSEQRANAVRDYLIDRGVPAERITAVGRGSVEPVEDCEGMRGDALRDCLAPNRRVEVRVQFAD, encoded by the coding sequence ATGCGCTTCGCACCGACCGCCGCCGCCGCGGCGCTTTCCACGCTGTTGCTTGCCGCCTGCGCCAGCCAGGCACCCGCCCCCGAGCCGGCGCCCGAACCGGTTCCGCAGCTGCCCTCGACGTTCCTCGAGCGGCTGTCCGCGGACGGTCTGTTCGCGTTCGGCAGTGCCAGCATCGAGGACTTCAGCGTCGAGGGCCGCACCGCGCTCGACGACCTGGCAACGCGCCTGTCGTCGCGCCCGCTCGAGATCGTGCACGTGATCGGCCACAGCGACCGCATCGGCAATGACCGCGCCAACCTGCGCCTGTCCGAGCAGCGTGCCAATGCGGTACGCGACTACCTGATCGACCGCGGCGTACCCGCCGAGCGCATCACCGCCGTGGGCCGCGGCAGCGTGGAGCCGGTGGAGGACTGCGAAGGCATGCGCGGCGACGCGCTGCGCGACTGCCTGGCGCCGAACCGCCGCGTGGAAGTGCGGGTGCAGTTCGCGGATTGA
- a CDS encoding thiamine pyrophosphate-dependent enzyme, with protein sequence MFAAVPSPIPARMKGLNRAEICDVNFQESVRGWDGRADARPAADEAILDGSALDARGFRELFESQLISRHLDLMARVLRVQNKVFYTIGSSGHEGNAMVARLTRHTDPAFLHYRSGGFMAERFRKLPGMDPVMDSALSFAASKDDPASGGRHKVWGSKPLWVLPQTSTIASHLPKALGTAIAIEHGRRIGHALPVPDDSIVVCSFGDASSNHATAQTAFNAAAWTAYQKLPAPVLFVCEDNGIGISVKTPDGWIARNFANRTDLDYFAADGLDLAAGYGEVQRAVEHCRRTRRPTFLHLRTTRIMGHAGTDFEIEWRSIEELCAVEATDPLLRSASIALESGLMSKDEVLALYEATRERCFAAAEDADSRPRLSTLEDVVAPLAPYTPDAVAAEAARADFDERRLQAFGGEAKLPENAGPKHLAIQINAALHDLFAKYPEVLLFGEDVAQKGGVYTVTKGLQKAFGARRVFNTLLDETTILGMAQGYANMGLLPLPEIQYLAYFHNACDQIRGEAATLQFFSNNQYRNPMVMRIASLGYQRGFGGHFHNDNSITALRDIPGLVIGCPSRGDDAATMLRTLVALAKVDGRVCALLEPIALYMAKDLHEPGDGGWLTTYPSPDEAMPLGEERVYDADARDLVIFTFGNGVPMSLRAARAIEAAHGWKVRVVDLRWLLPLNEAAIARHAGECARILVVDEGRRSAGVGEGIITAISEAGLGHKPLRRVVGADTFTPLAGAAFLVIPSDEDIVAAAAELAQG encoded by the coding sequence ATGTTCGCAGCCGTACCCAGTCCGATCCCCGCCCGCATGAAGGGGCTCAACCGCGCGGAAATCTGCGACGTCAACTTCCAGGAGTCCGTGCGTGGCTGGGACGGCCGTGCCGACGCCCGCCCGGCCGCTGACGAAGCCATCCTCGACGGCAGCGCGCTGGACGCGCGCGGTTTTCGCGAACTGTTCGAGTCGCAGCTGATCAGCCGCCATCTCGACCTGATGGCGCGCGTGCTGCGCGTGCAGAACAAGGTCTTCTACACCATCGGCAGCTCGGGCCACGAAGGCAACGCGATGGTCGCCCGGCTCACCCGGCATACCGATCCCGCGTTCCTGCATTACCGCTCGGGCGGCTTCATGGCCGAGCGCTTCCGCAAGCTGCCGGGGATGGATCCGGTGATGGATTCGGCGCTGTCGTTCGCCGCTTCCAAGGACGACCCGGCATCGGGCGGCCGCCACAAGGTGTGGGGCAGCAAGCCGTTGTGGGTGCTGCCGCAGACCTCCACCATCGCCTCGCACCTGCCCAAGGCGCTGGGCACCGCGATCGCGATCGAGCACGGGCGCCGCATCGGCCATGCGCTGCCGGTGCCCGACGACAGCATCGTCGTGTGCTCGTTCGGCGATGCGTCGAGCAACCACGCCACCGCGCAGACCGCGTTCAACGCCGCGGCCTGGACGGCCTACCAGAAGCTGCCGGCGCCGGTGCTGTTCGTCTGCGAGGACAACGGCATCGGCATCTCGGTGAAGACCCCGGACGGCTGGATCGCACGCAATTTCGCCAACCGCACCGACCTGGATTATTTCGCCGCCGATGGCCTCGACCTCGCCGCCGGCTACGGTGAGGTGCAGCGTGCGGTCGAGCATTGCCGCCGCACCCGCCGGCCGACCTTCCTGCACCTGCGCACGACGCGGATCATGGGCCACGCCGGCACCGACTTCGAGATCGAATGGCGCTCGATCGAGGAGCTGTGCGCGGTGGAGGCGACCGACCCGCTGCTGCGCTCGGCGTCGATCGCGCTCGAGTCCGGGCTGATGTCGAAAGACGAGGTGCTTGCGCTGTACGAGGCCACGCGCGAGCGCTGCTTCGCTGCGGCCGAGGACGCGGACAGCCGCCCGCGCCTGTCGACGCTGGAAGACGTGGTCGCGCCGCTGGCGCCGTACACGCCCGACGCCGTGGCCGCCGAAGCCGCCCGCGCGGATTTTGACGAACGCCGCCTGCAGGCGTTCGGTGGCGAGGCGAAGTTGCCGGAAAACGCCGGGCCCAAGCACCTGGCGATCCAGATCAACGCCGCGCTGCACGACCTGTTCGCCAAGTACCCGGAAGTCCTGCTGTTCGGCGAGGACGTGGCGCAGAAGGGCGGTGTCTACACCGTCACCAAGGGGCTGCAGAAGGCGTTCGGCGCGCGCCGCGTGTTCAACACGCTGCTCGACGAAACCACGATCCTCGGCATGGCGCAGGGCTACGCCAACATGGGCCTGCTGCCGCTGCCGGAGATCCAGTACCTGGCGTACTTCCACAACGCATGCGACCAGATCCGCGGCGAGGCGGCGACCCTGCAGTTCTTCTCCAACAACCAGTACCGCAATCCGATGGTCATGCGCATCGCCTCGCTGGGTTACCAGCGCGGGTTCGGTGGGCATTTCCACAACGACAACTCGATCACCGCACTGCGCGACATCCCCGGGCTGGTCATTGGTTGCCCGAGCCGCGGCGACGATGCCGCCACCATGCTGCGCACGCTGGTGGCACTGGCAAAGGTGGATGGGCGCGTGTGCGCGCTGCTGGAGCCGATCGCGCTGTACATGGCCAAGGACCTGCACGAGCCGGGCGACGGCGGCTGGCTGACGACGTACCCGTCACCGGACGAGGCGATGCCGCTCGGCGAGGAGCGCGTGTACGACGCCGATGCCCGTGACCTGGTGATCTTCACCTTCGGCAACGGCGTGCCGATGAGCCTGCGCGCCGCGCGTGCCATCGAGGCCGCGCACGGCTGGAAGGTGCGCGTGGTGGACCTGCGCTGGCTGCTGCCCTTGAACGAGGCCGCGATCGCCCGTCATGCCGGCGAGTGCGCGCGCATCCTGGTGGTCGACGAGGGCCGCCGCAGCGCCGGGGTGGGCGAGGGCATCATCACCGCGATCAGCGAAGCCGGGCTGGGCCACAAGCCACTGCGGCGCGTGGTCGGCGCGGATACCTTCACTCCGCTTGCGGGCGCCGCGTTCCTCGTGATTCCGTCGGACGAGGACATCGTCGCGGCGGCGGCGGAACTGGCGCAGGGCTGA
- a CDS encoding GNAT family N-acetyltransferase has translation MSLPDIRIETERLVLRLPQAGDFERFAELIGDEDAARWIGGHMPRAAAWRKFLQQPGAWMIQGFGMFSIIDRDSGQWLGQGGPWKPDGWPGNEIGYMLHRDAWGRGYATEALTAAIDWALDELGWDDFVHCFAPENVASKKVASRLGSTFIGMATLPPPYQDSPCEVWGQTRAQWQDTRRRRG, from the coding sequence ATGTCGCTTCCGGATATCCGCATCGAAACCGAGCGCCTGGTCCTGCGCCTGCCGCAGGCGGGGGATTTCGAGCGCTTCGCCGAGCTGATCGGCGACGAGGACGCGGCGCGCTGGATCGGCGGCCACATGCCGCGTGCCGCGGCGTGGCGCAAGTTCCTGCAGCAACCGGGCGCGTGGATGATCCAGGGCTTCGGCATGTTCTCCATCATCGACCGCGACAGCGGGCAGTGGCTGGGGCAGGGCGGGCCGTGGAAGCCCGATGGCTGGCCCGGCAACGAGATCGGCTACATGCTCCACCGCGATGCATGGGGCCGCGGCTACGCCACCGAAGCACTGACGGCGGCCATCGACTGGGCGCTGGACGAACTCGGCTGGGACGACTTCGTCCACTGCTTCGCGCCGGAGAACGTCGCCTCGAAGAAGGTCGCGTCGAGGCTCGGTTCCACGTTTATCGGCATGGCCACGTTGCCACCGCCCTACCAGGATTCACCGTGCGAGGTCTGGGGACAGACCCGTGCGCAGTGGCAGGACACCCGCAGGCGCCGCGGCTGA